One window of Populus nigra chromosome 5, ddPopNigr1.1, whole genome shotgun sequence genomic DNA carries:
- the LOC133693943 gene encoding putative UDP-glucuronate:xylan alpha-glucuronosyltransferase 5 gives MASSKHSCQKLFISSLLLLSVSLTFLVFSFQPKPDHEFDDHRRQTVPHHHKKPLSIINTQKSWFDDLIERKIFSQRIKIGFVNVDDNVKHAYDHMHGEVETVNVDFRPVSKELKWEKFFPEWIDEDARWHEPSCPEVPMPRLEDYRDLDVIVARVPCGSGIEKQGIRDVFRLQVNLVVANLVVANGLTEGGDDRTVSVIFIGSCGPMQEIFRCDDLMTHLGEYWVYKPELRRLRQKVQMPVGSCQIAPLHRDQTGNMEIQRYKTAEYSTTRKLNDHKLYHNQRVAYATVLHSSEAYVCGAIALAQSIIQNNSTIDLVLLHDSSLSQKSLQGLRDAGWKTKQIQPIRSPFARKNSYNEWNYSKLRLWQLTDYDKVIFIDADLIILKNIDKFFAYPQLSAAPNDKVLFNSGIMVIEPSTCLFEDMMSKSRRLMSYNGGDQGFLNEVFTWWHRLPGKLNYLKICKRQDNPNHEMEKGTYTIHFLGLKPWACYKDYDCNWDMANRHIFASDSAHKRWWKVYDAMPKKLQQYCGLTKHMDARIKKWRGKAKNANLPDGHWKISVKDPRQYHLID, from the exons ATGGCCTCCTCTAAGCATTCATGTCAAAAACTCTTCATTTCTTCTCTCTTACTCCTCTCTGTATCCCTGACGTTCCTAGTCTTCTCTTTCCAGCCAAAACCAGACCATGAGTTTGATGATCACCGACGTCAAACAGTACCCCATCACCATAAAAAACCTTTGTCGATTATCAACACCCAGAAATCATGGTTCGATGATCTTATTGAGAGGAAAATCTTTAGCCAAAGAATCAAGATTGGTTTTGTCAATGTTGATGATAATGTCAAACATGCATATGATCATATGCATGGAGAAGTCGAGACTGTTAACGTGGATTTCAGGCCTGTATCCAAGGAGTTAAAATGGGAGAAATTTTTCCCGGAGTGGATTGATGAAGACGCGAGGTGGCACGAGCCATCATGCCCGGAGGTCCCAATGCCTAGGCTAGAGGATTACCGTGACCTAGACGTTATTGTGGCTAGGGTTCCTTGTGGTAGTGGAATAGAAAAGCAAGGGATTAGGGATGTGTTTAGGTTGCAAGTGAACTTGGTGGTGGCTAACCTTGTGGTGGCCAATGGATTGACCGAGGGTGGCGATGATCGGACGGTGTCTGTTATTTTCATAGGGTCTTGTGGACCCATGCAAGAGATATTTAGGTGTGATGATTTGATGACTCATTTAGGTGAGTATTGGGtgtacaagcccgagttgagGCGACTCAGACAGAAGGTGCAAATGCCTGTTGGGTCATGCCAGATTGCTCCTCTTCATAGAGATCAGACAG GTAACATGGAAATTCAGAGATATAAAACGGCAGAATATTCAACAACAAGAAAACTCAATGACCACAAATTGTATCATAATCAAAGGGTTGCCTATGCAACAGTCCTCCATTCCTCCGAAGCTTATGTCTGTGGAGCAATTGCACTGGCTCAAAGTATAATACAGAACAACTCTACTATCGACCTAGTCCTCCTCCACGACTCATCGTTAAGTCAGAAGTCTCTACAGGGTCTCAGAGATGCCGGATGGAAGACAAAGCAAATACAGCCTATCCGGAGCCCCTTTGCTCGGAAAAACTCTTACAATGAATGGAACTATAGCAAACTCAGACTCTGGCAACTCACAGATTATGACAAAGTCATTTTCATAGATGCTGATCTTATAATCCTCAAAAACATCGACAAATTCTTTGCTTACCCGCAATTGTCAGCAGCTCCAAATGACAAGGTGTTATTCAACTCGGGGATTATGGTGATTGAGCCATCAACGTGCTTGTTCGAAGACATGATGTCAAAGAGTAGGAGGTTGATGTCATACAATGGGGGTGATCAAGGTTTTCTTAACGAGGTCTTTACATGGTGGCATCGGTTGCCTGGAAAACTGAATTATCTCAAGATTTGCAAGAGACAAGACAATCCAAATCATGAAATGGAGAAGGGCACCTACACAATCCATTTCCTGGGACTAAAGCCATGGGCATGCTATAAAGATTATGATTGTAATTGGGACATGGCGAATCGCCATATTTTTGCTAGTGACTCGGCTCACAAGAGGTGGTGGAAGGTTTATGACGCCATGCCAAAGAAATTGCAGCAATATTGTGGACTCACGAAGCACATGGATGCAAGGATAAAGAAATGGAGAGGCAAAGCTAAGAATGCAAACTTGCCGGATGGTCATTGGAAGATTAGTGTCAAAGACCCTAGACAATACCATCTCAtcgattaa
- the LOC133694660 gene encoding mitochondrial Rho GTPase 1-like has translation MAKAATAANPGVKSGVRIVVAGDRGTGKSSLIVTAISETFPSSVPPVLPPTRMPDDFYPDRVPITIIDTPSKVEDASKVAEELKRADAVVLTYACDRPETLDRLSTFWLPELRQLEVKVPVIVVGCKLDLRDENQQVSLEQVMSPIMQQFREIETCIECSAFKHIQIPEVFYYAQKAVLHPTGPLFDQESQTLKPRCVRALKRIFILCDLDRDGALSDAELNEFQVKCFNAPLQPSEIIGVKRVVEEKLPGGGVSGMGVNDCGLTLTGFLFLHALFIEKGRLETTWTVLRKFGYNNDIKLSDELIPTFKLAPDQSVELTSEAVEYLRNIYELFDSDGDNNLRPAELEDIFSTAPESPWEEPPYKDAAEKTALGGLSANAFLSEWALMTLLDPSRAVENLIYIGYSGDPSAAVRLTRRRRLDRKKKQSDRNVFHCFVFGPKKSGKSALVNSFIGRPFYDSYAPTAEEIYAVNVVDLPGGIKKTLVLREIPDDGVKKLLSNKESLASCDIAVFVYDSSDQSSWKRATELLVDVASHSEDTGYEVPCLIVAAKDDLNSFPMAIQESTRVSQDMGIEAPIPISSKMGDTNNVFRRIVTAAEHPHLSIPETEAGRSRKQYNRLVNRSLMFVSVGAAVAIVGLAAYRVYAARKNSSG, from the exons ATGGCGAAAGCAGCGACGGCGGCCAATCCAGGAGTTAAAAGTGGAGTGAGAATCGTTGTGGCCGGAGACCGAGGCACCGGCAAGTCTAGTTTGATTGTCACTGCTATCTCCGAAACTTTTCCGTCGAGTGTTCCGCCGGTTCTTCCACCTACACGGATGCCTGATGATTTTTACCCTGACCGCGTTCCAATCACCATCATCGATACCCCATCTAA AGTGGAGGATGCCAGTAAAGTAGCTGAAGAATTGAAGCGAGCTGATGCAGTTGTTCTTACATATGCATGTGACAGGCCAGAGACTCTTGATCGTTTGAGTACCTTTTGGCTTCCTGAGCTTCGTCAATTAGAG GTGAAGGTACCAGTTATAGTGGTGGGTTGTAAGTTGGATTTAAGAGACGAGAACCAGCAAGTGAGCTTGGAGCAAGTAATGTCACCAATAATGCAACAGTTCCGGGAGATCGAAACTTGTATCGAGTGTTCGGCATTCAAACATATTCAG ATTCCTGAGGTTTTCTACTATGCACAAAAAGCAGTGCTTCACCCAACTGGTCCATTATTTGATCAGGAATCACAAACTTTGAAGCCCAGGTGTGTTAGGGCCTTGAAGCGTATATTCATTCTTTGTGATCTTGATAGGGATGGTGCCCTTAGCGATGCCGAGTTAAATGAATTTCAG GTCAAATGCTTCAACGCTCCATTGCAACCTTCTGAGATAATAGGTGTCAAGAGGGTTGTGGAAGAAAAGTTGCCTGGTGGAGGAGTCAGTGGTATGGGTGTCAATGACTGTGGCCTTACACTGACGGGATTCCTCTTTCTCCATGCATTATTCATAGAAAAAGGGCGCCTTGAGACAACATGGACTGTACTTAGGAAATTTGGGTACAACAATGATATCAAACTTTCTGATGAATTAATTCCCACATTCAAACTAGCTCCTGATCAG AGTGTAGAACTCACCAGTGAAGCTGTCGAGTACTTGAGAAATATCTATGAACTGTTTGACAGTGATGGT GATAACAACTTGCGACCTGCAGAACTAGAAGATATTTTCTCCACTGCACCGGAAAg CCCGTGGGAGGAACCTCCATATAAAGATGCTGCAGAGAAAACTGCATTGGGTGGGCTTTCAGCTAATGCTTTTTTGTCAGAG TGGGCCCTTATGACTCTTCTAGATCCATCTAGAGCTGTGGAGAATCTGATTTACATCGGATATTCTGGTGATCCTTCTGCTGCTGTCCGCTTGACAAGGAGAAGACGTTTAGATCGCAAGAAGAAACAGTCAGACAGAAATGTTTTCCATTGCTTTGTCTTTGGACCGAAAAAATCTGGAAAGTCTGCGTTAGTGAATTCTTTTATTGGAAG ACCTTTTTATGATAGTTATGCTCCAACTGCTGAAGAAATTTACGCAGTTAATGTTGTCGATCTACCCGGT GGAATAAAGAAAACCCTTGTGTTGAGAGAGATTCCTGATGATGGAGTTAAGAAACTCTTGTCAAATAAGGAGTCTTTGGCATCATGCGACATAGCAGTGTTTGTCTATGACAG TTCTGATCAGTCCTCATGGAAGAGAGCGACAGAATTGCTTGTGGATGTTGCCAGCCATAGTGAGGATACTGGATATGAGGTGCCATGCCTAATTGTGGCAGCTAAAGATGATCTGAACTCATTTCCAATGGCAATACAGGAATCTACCAGG GTTAGTCAAGATATGGGAATAGAGGCTCCTATCCCCATCAGTTCAAAGATGGGCGACACCAATAATGTGTTCCGTAGGATAGTAACTGCTGCTGAGCACCCGCATTTGAGCATTCCTGAAACTGAAGCAGGGAGAAGTCGCAAGCAATATAATCGACTTGTCAACCGCTCTCTCATGTTTGTTTCAg TTGGAGCTGCGGTGGCCATTGTTGGGCTCGCAGCTTACCGAGTATATGCTGCGAGAAAGAACTCTTCTGGTTGA
- the LOC133693711 gene encoding mitogen-activated protein kinase kinase kinase 2-like, which translates to MQDFFRRSLAFRTPPQDHHDPDNSNQESNYCSSINPLTSTLVDKFNSCVRKSRIFSKPTSPSSPPMPPPIRYRKGELIGCGAFGHVYMGMNFDSGELLAIKQVSIAANGATREKAQAHIRELEEEVRLLQNLSHPNIVRYLGVVQEEETINILLEFVPGGSISSLLGKFGPFPEPVIRTYTKQLLLGLEYLHNNGIMHRDIKGANILVDNKGCIKLADFGASKQVVELATVSGAKSMKGTPYWMAPEVILQTGHSFSADIWSVGCTVIEMATGKPPWSQQYQEVAALFYIGSTKSHPEIPNHLIPEAKDFLLKCLHKEPNMRPEASKLLQHPFVTGEIGISDHVTHSPVMELSGIPLQSYTTHPETIQMPSAYDSMDVCNLGSLSCSMDPEKLSESKGALETQNSDDDMCRIDNDFSTSEVKLGPLLTSNDFNKSSDPKCELSGDWRCKYDENPELEQAGKKSDAGQPVQGDKNASSYCGASLSEDNEALTESKIRAFLAEKALELRKLQTPLYEEFYNNLNAPSSPSFGGSSRDETPPNYLKLPPKSRSPSQVPVGSPSTSTDAAVSTRSPGSNKRASNVGNASDQASEDNSSPRSNDRKGLPLDDQPETVNPSVRQRKWKEELDQELESKREMIRHAGSGSKTSSPRDRASGRQRERTRFASPSK; encoded by the exons ATGCAAGACTTCTTTAGGAGATCATTAGCATTCCGTACACCCCCTCAAGATCATCATGATCCTGATAATTCCAATCAAGAAAGTAATTACTGCAGTTCAATTAATCCATTAACTTCAACATTAGTTGACAAGTTCAATTCTTGCGTTCGTAAATCAAGGATCTTTAGCAAACCCACTTCACCATCTTCACCTCCAATGCCTCCTCCGATCCGGTACCGTAAAGGGGAGTTGATTGGTTGTGGTGCATTTGGGCATGTTTATATGGGCATGAACTTTGATTCCGGAGAGCTTTTAGCAATAAAGCAG gtTTCGATTGCAGCTAATGGAGCTACAAGAGAGAAAGCTCAG GCTCACATCAGAGAGCTTGAGGAAGAAGTGAGGCTTCTACAGAATCTCTCCCATCCCAACATTGTT AGATATTTGGGTGTAGTTCAGGAGGAGGAAACTATAAATATTCTGCTTGAATTTGTCCCAGGTGGATCGATATCATCTCTTTTGGGGAAATTTGGACCCTTCCCTGAGCCA GTTATAAGAACCTACACCAAGCAATTATTGCTGGGGTTGGAGTATTTACACAACAATGGAATTATGCACAGGGACATTAAG GGGGCAAACATTCTTGTAGATAATAAAGGATGCATCAAACTTGCAGATTTTGGTGCATCAAAACAGGTTGTGGAGTTG GCTACTGTTTCAGGGGCCAAATCTATGAAGGGCACACCATACTGGATGGCTCCTGAAGTCATTCTGCAGACGGGACATAGCTT CTCTGCTGATATATGGAGTGTTGGATGCACAGTCATTGAGATGGCCACTGGAAAGCCTCCTTggagccaacaatatcaagag GTTGCGGCACTCTTTTATATAGGGTCGACAAAGTCTCATCCAGAAATCCCCAATCATCTCATTCCAGAGGCCAAAGATTTTCTGCTCAAGTGCTTGCACAA GGAACCAAATATGAGGCCAGAGGCATCTAAATTGCTGCAG CATCCATTTGTTACTGGGGAGATTGGCATATCTGATCATGTCACTCATAGTCCGGTGATG GAACTTTCTGGAATTCCTTTGCAGTCATATACCACTCACCCAGAAACCAT TCAAATGCCATCTGCCTATGACTCGATGGATGTCTGTAATTTGGGTAGTCTGAGCTGCTCAATGGATCCTGAGAAACTGTCTGAAAGTAAGGGTGCATTGGAAACACAAAACAGTGATGATGACATGTGTCGGATTGACAATGATTTTTCTACAAGTGAAGTAAAGCTCGGTCCTCTGTTGACTTCTAATGACTTCAATAAG AGTTCTGATCCCAAATGTGAGCTCTCTGGAGATTGGAGGTGCAAATATGATGAGAATCCAGAACTAGAACAAGCCGGCAAAAAATCAGACGCTGGTCAACCAGTTCAGGGGGACAAAAATGCTTCATCTTACTGTGGGGCATCGCTTTCTGAGGATAATGAGGCACTTACTGAGTCAAAAATTAGAGCTTTTCTTGCTGAAAAG GCTTTGGAACTGAGGAAACTGCAAACACCTTTATATGAAGAGTTCTACAACAATTTGAATGCGCCTAGCTCTCCAAGTTTTGGTGGAAGTTCACGTGATGAAACTCCTCCAAATTACTTGAAATTACCTCCTAAAAGCAGGTCACCCAGTCAAGTCCCTGTTGGAAGCCCATCTACATCAACTGATGCTGCTGTTAGCACCAGAAGTCCTGGGAGTAATAAACGTGCATCTAATGTTGGCAATGCAAGCGATCAAGCTTCAGAGGACAATTCATCCCCTCGGAGCAATGATCGGAAAGGGCTTCCACTTGATGATCAACCAGAAACAGTTAATCCAAG TGTGAGACAAAGGAAGTGGAAAGAAGAGCTTGACCAAGAGCTCGAGAGCAAGAGAG AGATGATACGCCATGCAGGCTCGGGAAGTAAAACATCGTCTCCAAGGGATCGAGCATCAGGTCGGCAGCGAGAGCGGACAAGATTTGCATCTCCAAGCAAATGA